Part of the Paenibacillus aurantius genome, GCTAAGAGGGAGACGGCCTTCGGCGCCGCCTCTTCCGTCAGACACGTCAGATGGATGCTGTCCACCTCCCCGAGAGGGACCTCCGCGTACGGGCATTCCGCGATAATCCTCTCCCATTCCTCCGCCGTTCGCAGAACGACCGTAATCGTCAAGCCGAAGGCCGTATGGATGATCCCCTCAATCCTCTCCCGTAGGACGTCAGCGCTTAATTCCGAGCGGAACAAAATGTTGCCGCTCTGGATATACGTCTGAACGTCGGTTAGGCCGGCTTCTTCCAGCACCTTCCTAAGCTCGGCCATCTTAATCTTGTTATGTCCGCTTACGTTAATGCCCCTTAACAGGGCTATGTAGATGCTCATCCGTTCCTCGTCTCCTTGCCGCCCTCTCTCAGAGAGGTTTTCCTTATTATACCAGCAATCCCTGCAGGAGCCTATGAAAAGGAACAGCACCGCCTCGGCCGGGTGGCCGATGAGGCGGTGCTGTTCTTTTGGCTTGCTCAGATTAGCTTTCACAGATGGTTTGGGAAAAGCCGATTTCCAAGCAGGCCGCCCGCCCCCAATATCCGTGCCCCGTACAGGGCTCCCAAAGAGCGGCCTCACAGCCCGTTCATCCGCTCCTGCAGGAAACGGCGCACGGAAGGATCCGTGCTGAGCCCGGCCGCGCGGCTGTACGCTTCCCGGGCCTCCTCCAGGCGCCCCACCCGGCCGTACAGATGCGCGGCGAGCGCCCAGAACGGCTGGTAGCTTCGGACCGCCTCCTGGGGAAGTTCGCCGAGGAGCGAAAGGCCCGCCTGTGCTCCCTGGGCTTCCGCCAAGGCCGCCGCCCGGCCGACCTGGGCACCTAGAGTCGGGGCCAACCGCACGAGCCCCTCGTACAGCAGGGCAATGTCCTCCCAGGCGGTCTCTCCGGTCATGGACCGATGGGCATGGACGGACTGAATGGCCGCTTCGAGCTGAAAGCGGCCCATCCTTCCCGCGCGGGCGGCCAGGCTTAGATGATGCTCCGCTTCTCCTATTTCATCCGCCGACCATAACGTGACGTCCTGCTCTGAAAGGGGAATATACCTCCCCTTCGCGTCACGTCTGGCCGCCCGGCGGGCCTCGAGGTGGAGCATCAAGGCGAGAAGCCCCTGCGCCTCCGGCTCCCCGGGCAGGAAGCGGACCAGCAGCCGCCCGAGGTGGATCGCCTCGGCGGCCAGGTCCCTGCGGCGCGGCTCCGCTCCGGCCGCCTCTTCCCAGCCGCTTCCGTAGGCGGCATAGACGGCCTCGAGCACCGCTTCGAGACGCCCGGGCCATTCCGCCTTCTCCGGCATCTCGAAGCGGAGGGGAGCGGCGCGCAGCTTGGCCTTCGCCCGGGAGAGGCGCTGCCCCATGGTCGCCGGCTTCACGACGAAGGCGGTGGCGATGCGGGTAGCATCGACCCCGAGCACGGTCTGCAGCACGAGCGGCGTCCGGATGCCCGGGTCGAGCTCGGGATGGGCGCAGAGGAACAGCATCCGCAGCCGCTCGTCTCCGATCTCCGCTTCCTCCCATTCCGCCCCCGGTGACGCCCCTTCCTCCGCCAGGGCCAGCAGCTCCGGCACCGCCTTGGCCTGCACGCGGGCGCGGCGGGCCCCGTCGACCAGCCGGCGGCGGGCCGCCGTCAAGAGCCAGGCCTCCGGCTTGTCCGGCACGCCTTGGCGGGGCCACGTCTCGCACGCGGCCAGAAAGGCGTCCGCCAGCGCGTCCTCCGCCGCCGCCACATCGCGCCAATGCACCGCCAGGTACGCCACCAGCCGGCCGTAACAGTCCCGGACGGCCTGCTCTACCGTGGCGTAGGCCTTCGCCGTGCCCGTCATCGAACCGGCGGCAGGTTCGGCCGAACTTCTACGGCGTTGTTCGGGCAGCGGGCGGCCCACTCCAGCGCGGCTTCCATATCCGGCACGTCGATCACGAAGAAACCGCCAAGCTGCTCCTTCGTTTCGGTGATTGGCCCGTCCTGTACGACCATTTTGCCGTCCCGGCGTCTTAAGCTGGTCGCCGCCTCCGGCGGGTAGAGCCCGGACGAGCTGACCACGACGCCGGATTCCCGCAGGGCTTTGACATAATGGGTCCATCCCGCCAAATACTCCTCCTTCTTCTCCGGGTCCTGGCGCTGGGCGAACTCCTCCTGGCTTTCATAGAACAAAACGGTGTAATGCATGGCCATCTCTCCTCTTAAACAATGGTTGAGCTTGAGCTCTACCCTAAAGACGTTTTGCCTCCGGTCATTTCGACAGCTCCGGAAATTTTTTTATTAGAAAATTTCCGTTATGCGTCCATTCTATCATTTTCCATCGGAGGACAAGGAGACTTTCACCACACGGTTTTCCAGAAGAAGTGCCCGGATTTCCTTCCTCAGCTTTTTGCGGAACCGGTTCCAGGTTTTCGTACGGGCCGACAGCCTTTCCGGACGCAGGCGCTCCACGGTTTCCAGCCACACCCGCCGGTCGTTGATGGCCCCGAGCTCATCCTGAATGCCTTGGAACCGCTTCTCCCAGCGTTGGAATTTGCCGTCCAGGGCAAAAGACGCCGACGCCGCTATATACCGGATTTCTTTGGCCGCGATCCGCAGGTCGTGCAGGGCGTCGAACGCCTCGGCGGATTCCATTCCGGCTTCCCGGCACTGCTCCCGGTACACCCGCTTCTTCTGCTCGTAAGCCTCCTGCAGCTTCACCATGACCCGGTCGGCCTGCACCTTATCCAGAAGCTCTTCCAGGTCCTCCTTCAACCACCGTTCCCATCGCGAATGCTCCTCCGTCTCGGGAAAATCCCGCATTTCCTTGGCCAGACGGGCCCGGAAGGTTTTCCGTTTCTTCCTCTGCATCCTAACGACGGCCTTCAGCAGCCGGGCCTGCTTCTTGTGCCCCGCTTTCTTCTGCCGTTTCCGCCTCTCTTCGAAGGCATCGATCAGAACATCGGCATCCCGGACCTTGCCGAGCCTTTTCATCCCTTTCCGGTAGTAGGCCGCCAGTCCCGTCCGGTTATCCGGATCCAGCAGCTTCAGCAGCGTCAGAAGCTTGCGGCCGTTCACCCTCGCCTTATGAATGGGCTTGCTGCCACCATCCTTCAGGGCCCGCATCAGCTGGAACTCGAATTCCTCATGAAACCCGGCCAGTACGGCTTGCCATTGAGCCAGGTCTGAAGCCGGCTGGTCCTTCGGTAAAGCTTGTTGGGCAGACATGGAGCATCCCCTCCTACCATACCTTACGCCACCCGGGGCAGGGATAAACAGCCTGAGCCCCCCAGCTTCCCCCTTCACGCAAAAAAAGGACCCCAAAGGGTCCTTCCAGAATTCATCGGAATTTCTTGCAGCATTAGAAGCGCTTAGCGGCTTCCTTGGCTTTCTCAATGGCATTGGCCTTGATGGCCTCCGCCTGATCCGGGCGGGCGCCTGCACCTTCCACAAAGATGCCTTCGAAGGACGGCACGCCGTGGAACTTCATGATTTTGTCCAGGTAGCTGTGGCCGAATTCAAACGCCTGCATAGGCCCTTCGGAATAAATCCCGCCGCTTGCCTGAATGTGCAGAGCTTTCTTGTCGGTCAGGAGGCCCACCGGCCCATTTTCGGTGTATTTGAACGATTTGCCTGCGACGCACACCGCGTCGACATAAGCTTTCATTACCGGAGGGAACGAGAAGTTCCACATCGGGGTGACGAACACATATTTGTCGGCCGCCACATACTGGTCCACCAGCTCGCCGAGGCGCCTAACCTTGGCCTTCTCGTTGTCGGTCAGCTCAGCGTAATCGGTTCCCGACGCCAGCTTGCCCCAGCCGCTGAATACGTCCGCATCGATCTGCGGGATGTCCGTTCTATACAGGTCCAGGTGGATGACTTCGTCCCCCGGATTCGCTTCGCGGTACTCTTCAATGAAGGCTTTGCCCACGGCTAGCGAGGACGAAACCGAGTGATCGTGTGGATGGGCGGTTATGTACAAAACCGTTGCCATAATTAACAACTTCCCTTCTTAATTAAAATGGAGTACGCCTCATTATAACTTATTTTAAGTATGTTTTAAATATATATTTACTTACTTTTTGTTAAAAAATAATTTTTCTTGTACCGGCAGGCTGAAAAAGCGGTGATTGGCGTGAGATCTCCCTCACTTATATGGAAAAATCCTCCACGACGGCAGACCGGCGCCGCTTCATCGCCCGCTGGGTCAGGTATACGCCGCTTACGATCAGGGCCACCCCGGCGATATGGTACAGATGGAAGGTCTCCCCCGTAAACAGTGTCGCAAAAAGCGCCGCAAACAGAGGGATCAGGTTAAGAAAGCCCGCACACCGCTGCGGCCCGATAAGCTCGATCGCCCGGTTCCACGAAAGGAATGCGGCGAGGGAAGCAAAAACCGCGATGTACAGCACTCCGGCGATAAGCCCGGGGCTCCAGTCGATCGCAGGAGCCTTGACCGCAAGCTCCACAGCGGATAGCGGAAGCAGGAGCAGCAGGGCCGCCGCCATCTGCGCCAGCAGAAAAACGCTCGCGGGGAACCGGCCCCCTTCCTTCTTCATGACCACCGAGTACAGCGCCCAGCAAAAGACCGCCGCGAGCATCCACAGATCGCCTTGGTTGAAAGACAGATGCAGCAGGGTCGTCAGGCTGCCACGGCCGATGATCCACAGAACCCCGAAGAGCGAAAGCAGAATGCCCGGACCCGCCGCCCACGCGATCCGTTCCTTCAGCAGGAAGGACGACAGGATGATGACGAGGATCGGGGTGGCCGCGTTCATGAGCGAGGCGTTGATCGACCCGGTGTACTGGACGGCGACATACGTAAGCGTATTGAAGCCGGCCACCCCGGTGAGGGAGACGAAGGCCACTGTTTTCCAGCGGCGGAGAAAGGAATGCCGCCGCTCCCAAGCCTCCCGGCCATAGAAGGGAAGAAGGCACAGGAAGGCGATGCTCCAACGCAGAGCCGCCAGGGTGAGCGGAGGAATATGCGCGACCAGGGCCTTCCCCACGACAAAATTGCCGCCCCAGAAACAGGCGGCCAGGACAAGCAGAACATAAGCCGACGAACGGATCATGGCATCCGGCTCCTTTTGCGAAGTGTTCTTTCAGTATACGCCAAGAAAGCCGGAGGGGCATCCCTTTGGCTTCCGGCCCGGTGGACCGGGCGGGCGTGGAGCGGTCAAACTGCTTCGTCTAACCGCGGGCCGCCCACTGCCGCATCTCCCAGAAGGCCTCCGGCTCCTCAGCCCCTCGGATCGGAGGCAAGGATGGCGTACATGACATGATCCTCCCATTTTCCGTTGATTTTCACGTTCTGGCGGGCCAGGCCTTCCTTCTGAAACCCGGCCTTCTCGAGCACCCGGAGGGACCCGGGATTGCTCGGCTTCGCCCCGGCCTCTATGCGGTGAAGGCCCGCCTCCCGAAAAGCAAAATCCAGGACTTGGGAGACCGCCTCGGTCATCAGGCCTTTTCCGTTGTGGCGCTCATCGAGGCAGTAGCCTAGAAAGGCCCGCTGCAGCGCTCCCCGCATGATCTCGAACAGCGAGATTTCGCCGATCAGCTCCTCCGTCTCCCGAAGAAAGATACCGAAGGCATACCGGCTGCCTTCCATTCTCGCTTTCTCCGAGTTCCGGATGATATCTTCCTGCTTCCCCAGCGTATAGAAGAGCTCGTGACGAACCGGCACCACCTGCTCGAAAAGCTCCCGGTTCCGCACCATAAGCTCGAGCAGAGCCGGGGCATCCTTCATGACCAGCGGCCGCAGGAACACGCGGGAAGCCTCCCCGCCCGGCCCATGGCAGGATGCTAGCGGGGCCGCCTGACGGGAAGAGAGCCCGACCGCCATGACAAGGGAGGCACCGCTGCGGGTCACCTCCCGAAACCCGTGCCGCTCGTAGAGCCGGAGGGCCGGGTTCCGGGAATCCACGCTCAGCGAGACGGCAGCGAAGCCGCGAGCCGAGGCCTCCGCCAGCAGAGTCTCCAACAGGAGCGACCCTACCCCGCAGCCGCGGTTTTCCGGCCTTACCGCCATCCCGAGCTCGGGGGTGTCTTCATCCACATAGCCGTACCCCCGGCTGCCCGCCTGGAACAGCCGGCAGGTGATGGAGCCCACCCGCTCCCCCTGCTCATCCACGGCCACAAAGCCGAGGTCGCCCGCCCTTCCCCAATTCTGCATATATTGGGCAATGGAAGGGTAACGAAGAATGTCGCGGCCAGGGGGTTTTTCTCCTTCCGGGACATGAATCGATTGGTACAGCATTTCCCACAGAAACGGGATATCCATTTCGTTAACGGGTCTAATGGTAAAGGGCATAACGCATCCCCTGTCTCTAAAGTATTGGATATGGAAACCGAATCGAATGGTACCATACTTACGGTTCGAAGGCCAGGCATTCAGGCGGAATACGGCGGGCTAGGCCGGCTTGGTTAGTCTAGCAGGTCAGCTTCACCAACCCCCGCTCGGTCTATCTAGCGTACCGTGCAGGCTCTACCCCAAGCTGCCTGACCATACTCCGGTCCACGAAGGAACCACCGGGCTGTCCCAGGCCTCGATTTTATCCCGAAGGGCCTCTCCAAAAAAATCCCCGGCCAGCCGCTTGGCCTGCTCCTTATCCTCGAAGCGGAACCCGGTGTACAGCACTTGGGAAGCAAGCCCCCAGTCGTGCTCCAGCCGGCGGAAGTAGGCTTCGAGGAAGTGCGGAGCGGCCGGTGCCTCAACCCCGGTGCTGAGCGTCTCGAAGATGATGACCCGTCCGCCCGGCCGCAGCACCCTTCTAAGCTCGCCGTACAGGTGATCCAGGTTCCGCTTTGCATCGGGATTGCCCGAGCCGCACAGGTAGCAGAGGCTCCAGCCCGCCATCACGACGTCCAGGGACCGGTCCTCAAGAGGCAGCCGCTGCCTCAAGTCCGCGACCCTCGTCGTCCAGTGGCGGAGACCGGCTTTTTCCAGCTTGACCGCCGCCGCCCTCAGCATGTCCGCCGCAAAATCCACGGCCGCCACCGTCCGGGCTTTAGGAGCCGCGAGACAAGTGAGCCTCCCCGTTCCCGCCCCCAGGTCGGCGATATCTTTTCCTTCCAGGTCAAGCCCCGCCATATACCGGGCCAGCTCCCCTTCGCAATCCTCATAAGCGATCAGCTCATCATACCGAGCCGATACCGATTCGTAAATATCATCGCGGTTTAGCACCCAGCTTCACTCCCTTTTTCTGTTGGCAACCGTTGCCCGGCCTTTTTTCTATCCCCAATCACGGATCGGGTTCGGACCATATCCACAGGGTTATCCACATAATCAACACTTTATAAACAGGCATTGTGCATAGCTTCCAGGAGTTTCGTAAACATATCCACAAGGGCCGGTATCCACAGCCACACCCGATTTGGATGCCGGTCCTTCCGGACGCGGTTCTTATCGTATTGTACCAAATCCTGGATCGCCGGATAGCGAAAAAGGCCGGTCCAGCCTGCCCGAACGGAGATTCCTCCCTTGATGAAAAGGAGAACCTTATTCCGGTACAAAAAAAGAACCGGGAGCTTTTCCCGGTTTCGCAAACGATTCCCTTCCTCCCCTTAAAAGCCTCGGCGATTGTAACTTCCCCTAATCTGCAGAAATTCACAATCCAGGGGTCACCCATAGGTTACAATCGACGCAGATTCCTCCCTTCCCGTTCCTTTCCTTCACCCAAGCTTCCCCTAAGCTTCGTTAGCTTGTCTTGCCGCCCCCACTTCGCTTGTTTTTCATCCCCTCCTCTCGCCCTTCCTTTAGGAAGCTGACGCCTGGCTTTAGGCGCTTCCACCCGAACGGCTTTCTGCGGGAGCCTCCACTGCAAAAACAGAGTCTACCACCAGGGGCAGACCGTCCCTCAAGGAGCAGGCTCCCATGACGGAGCGGGCGTGAGCCCCCTTCTCACCAAAAACCTCCAGCATCAGGTCCGAGCAGCCATTCAGCACGAGGTGCGGCTCTTCAAACGTCGGCTCTGCGTTCACGAAGCCCTGGATCTTGACCACGCGCCTCACCCTATCCAGCGAGCCCAATGCTTCCTTCACCACCGCGAGTACCTCAAGGCCCGCTTGGCGGGCGAAGGCATAGCCCTCGGCCGTGGTAAACTCGCGGCCGAGCTTTCCCCGGGGAGAGCCCGAAGGGCCCTTGCCGGATACGTAGAGCATCCCATCCACCTGAGCATAGTTGACATAGCGGGCGGCCGGCCCGCTCGCCTCCGGCAGCCGAATTCCCCGCTCCTCCAGCCTCTTCTCGATTCTTTCGCTCATGCCTGCCACGCTCCTTTTCCGCTAAAAGCGTTGGATGATCTGCTCCCGCTTCGGCCCGACGGACACCCAGCGGACCGGCACCCCGGTCTCCTCCTCGACCATTTCCACATACCGGCGGGCATTAGGAGGAAGGTCCCCGTACCGCCGAAGGCCGGACAGGTCGGCTCCCCAGCCGGGGAGCGTGGTCCACACCGGACGGGCCCGCCCGAGCCGGGCGGAGACGGGAAAGGACCGGACGGCGGCGCCGTCGATCTCGTAGGCGGTGCAGACGGGGATGGCGTCCAGGTAGCCGAGCACGTCCAGGTTCGTGAGCGCGACCTCGGTCGCTCCCTGGACGCGGCAGCCGTAGCGCGTCGCGACGGCGTCGAACCAGCCAACACGCCGCGGACGGCCGGTCGTCGCCCCGTACTCCCCCGCGTCGCCGCCCCTTCTCCGAAGCTCCTCCGCCTCCAGGCCGGAGAGCTCGGTAACGAAGGGGCCCGCCCCGACGCAGCTCGAGTACGCCTTGACGACGGCGACAATGCGGTCGATCGCCTGCGGCGGGAGGCCGGCCCCTACCGACGCATGCCCGGCCAGCGTCGAGGAGGACGTGGAGAACGGGTAGATGCCGTGGTCGGGGTCGCGCAGGGCGCCGAGCTGCCCTTCCACGAGGATTCGTTCTCCCCTGACGAGCGCTCCGTGCAGCAGCTCCGTCGTGTCGGCCACATACGGCTTCAGCCGTTCTGCGGCCTCCTCCAGCCCCTTCCATAGGTCAGCCGCGTTAATAGACGGCTGGCCGTAGAGGTGGGGGAGGAGCACGTTTTTGGCGGCCAGGGCCCGGTCCAGTCTTTCCGCAAGCCATTCCCTGTCGAACAGGTCGGCCGTCTGGATGCCCAGCTTCAGAAATTTGTCCGCGTAGAAGGGTGCGATCCCCGAACGGGTGGAGCCGAAGCTTCGGTCCCCCAGGCGCTCCTCCTCGAGCTCATCCAGCTTTTGGTGATACGGCAGCACGAGCTGGGCGCGGTCCGAAACCCTGAGCTGCGGGTCCGGGACTCCGCGTTCTTTTAACATAGCGAGCTCTCTCAGCAGGTCCCATGGATTCAGGGCTACGCCCGGCCCGATGACATTCACCACCTCCGGGTAAAACACCCCGGAAGGAAGCAGGTGCAGGGCGAATTTCCCGTACCCGTTCAGAATGGTGTGCCCCGCGTTGCTGCCTCCCTGGTAACGGACGACGTACTGAGCTTCTGCCGCTAGCACATCCGTCATTTTGCCCTTCCCCTCGTCTCCCCAATTGGCCCCGACCACAGCGGTTACCGGCATTTGCGTCTCTCCTTCTCCCTTGAATTTGAGGTTACGCCTTCAGTATAATAAAGGAAAACCCATTAATATAATTAATATTCATAATGCTGAACATAAGGGCGGTTTATGATGCTGGACAACCTGGAATGGTATCGGGCCTTTTATTTTACAGCCAAAACCGGCAGCCTCACGAAGGCCGCCGAGGAGCTGTTCATCACCCAGCCGGCGGTCACACACGCCATCAAGCAGCTGGAGTTTAAGCTGGGGGGCCAGCTTTTTTTTCGTACGCCCAAAGGGGTCAAGCTGACTTCGGAGGGAGAGGTGCTCTACCGGTACATCGACCAGGCGTTTACGTTCATCCAGACGGGAGAGACGAAGCTCGCGGAGCTGCGGGAGCTGAAGAATGGGGAGGTTCGCATCGGCGCAGGGGATACGCTGTGCAAGTACTACCTGCTGCGTTACCTGGAGGCCTTTCACAAGGCCTACCCGAGCATCCGGATTCAGGTGACGAACCGCACCTCCTCCGAAACCGTAAGCCTACTGAAGCAGGGCAAGATTGATTTCGGCCTGATCAACCTTCCTCTCGAGGACAAAAGGCTGACCGTCCAGGAAAGCCTCCCCCTGCAGGACTGCTTCGTGGCGGGGGAGAAGTACAAGCACCTGGCGGCGAAGTCGCTGCCGCTTCAGACGCTGGCCCGCTATCCCCTCCTCCTGCTGGAGAAGGGGAGCGGCACGAGAAGCTACCTCGACGCGTTCGCGCTTGAGCAGGGGATCGAGCTGGAGCCGGAAATCGAGCTCGGCAGCATCGACCTGCTCACCGAGTTCGCGCGGACCGGCTTCGGCATCGCCTGCGTCGTCCGCAACTTCGCCGAAGAGGAGCTCGCGCGCGGAGACCTGTACGAGATCCGGCTCACCGAGCCGATCCCGCCGCGTCCCATCGGCATCGCCACGCTGAACAACGTCCCGCTGTCCCCGGCTCCCGCCCGGCTTGTCGAGATGATGCTGAAGGATTCGGGGCGACGGTAGGGTCGGACGGTAAGCTCAGCTGCGGCCGAGATTGCATGACGGTTATGGAGGGGACGAGAAAGCCGGACGCCTTTTTTTGCAGAGACACGCGTAACCGGCACAGTCGTTTACAGGGGACGCGAGGCCGGGACGGCCGTTTGCCGAGCCACGGGAAGCCTAAGCGGCCATTAGCTGGGGCACGCAAAAGTCAGAAGGCACAGCGCTCCGGCCGCTCGAGACCAGGCCCGGAAGCATCCGGCAGCCTGAGCAGCACCAAGAGAATAGCCTGCTTCCTTGACCGCATCGAACTAAACATGCCGAAAGCACCAGCCCGATCAAAGCCAACTCGCACACTTATACAAGTTTAACGAATCGTCATACCGTTACTAGCCCATTTTCAGCTAAATGGAATTTCTTACGAATCGTGATAGCGCTATCCAGTCTTTTTCCACCAAAAAAGAACCCTAACGAAGCAAATAACGCATCTAGGGTTCGTTAGATATTCAAATCCGTCTATTGGAACCTCATAACGATAACAGGATTCGTTACACTTCAGCCAACCGGCCAAAGGTCCTTAATTGGCCCAGCATCAGAAATCCCCCGCCCGAAACCCGGCAAGAGGCTTCTCCTCCCAGATCTGGGCCTCCACGTACCGTTCCGGCCCCTTCGTCCCGTCGCGGTTCCACTCCTGGGGCCACCCGTAGGTTTCGAGGACCGTCAGAATTTCGTCCTGCGTATAAACTTGTCCCCGGTACGGCTTCCCATCCTGAACCCGCATGGTCGGGAACAAGTCTCCGTACGTAAAGCTGACCGAACACGGGTCAAAGGCGCTGAGAGGGATCCGGAGCTCTTTTCCACGGGGATACCAGCTGAGCAGCCACGGGCATTCCCCTAAGGTCATGTAATGGGGAGAGGTCCGGACCGGCCGGCCCCCTTTGTCCGCGAAAATCTTCCGCGCCGTCTGCTCAAGCGAGCGCCGAACGGCCAGGTAATCCGGCGGACGCCGGCTGGCGAAGCCTTTTTGCTCCGTACGGATCCGGTTCAGAACGGCCTCTGCCTCCTCCGGGTCCAGGTCGGAAAGGTTGCAGAACGGGCCGGTTGCTTCCTCGTAATAGTGATACAGGTAGAGCATGGTTCCCCTCCGTTTTTTGGACATCGGCATGCTTAGCGGCTTGAATCTTTCATTCGGTCTACGTTTTGAGCGATTAACGAGTTGAGCTCCACCGATCTCCCTGCTGCTCAGGGCACCCCCATGTGAGGCTTGAAAAAGGAAAAATCACTGGTATACTACCAGTATAACCCGGTCGTGAAGCACACGCCGCTTTGGCATCATCCGTTCCTGCAAGGGAATGGGTTGTGCCGGAGCGGCTTTTTTGGATTTCATAGAAGAAAGGATGAGGACGATCACCCGATTTGATCAAGCTTACGAGGAATGGATGAACAGCGCCATTGCCGGGGAACCGAATCCCCGAAGACGCGGATTGCTGGAAAAAGGGCTCGGCCACGGAACCGTCGAATTCCTTCGTTCCGTTTGGTACCCCGCCGTGCAAAACTTTCACCACCTGCATCCCGAATGGGAGGTTCGCGATTTCCATAACGGCTACCGCTACCTGGATCTCGCTTATCTTCCGGGCGGCCGCGCAAAAGGCGGGATCGAGATTCAAGGCTACGGACCGCACGCGCGAGATCTCGATGTGAGACGGTTTAAGGACCTATGCTGGCGGCATTGTTTATTGGCGCTCGAAGATTGGCTATTTCTTCCCGTCGCCTACCTCTCCATCACGGACGAGACGAAGCGCTGCCAACAGCTCGTTCTCTCCTTCATCGGCAAGTTCACGGCCGCGGAGGTCCCCCAGGAGCTGAGCTGGCTCGAAGCCGAGACGGTTCGGTTTGCCAGGCGGAGGGGGCTCCCTTTTGCTCCGGTGGAATTGGCCGCTCACCTGCGCGTTTCCGGCCAGCATGCCCGCCGCCTCCTGCACCAATTGGTGGAGCTTAGGCTCCTGTATGTAGCAAGCGGGAAGCAGCGCTATCGGACGTTCGGCTTACGAATCGACTGAACGCTATTCGGTCAAAAAGCGGGCTCGCGGGATTCTAACGAACCCTGATCGTCTTATTAGCTGGTTTGGGCTCGAAATATAGCCAAACCCGCTGAATAGGGTTATGGAGATTCGTTAGAATCGACGGAGCGTCATTTGGAGGCGAATAAGCATCGTACGATTCGTAAGAGGATGCCGTTGTCCAGAAGGAAGATCCACAGCTTGCGCTAAGCCGAAGGAACGCTAGGGCTCGGACGAGCCCCGCGCGCGAGCCCGCCGCCGTAGGCTGGCGCCGTAGGCTGGCGCCGTAGGCTGACGCCGTAGGCTGACGCCGTAGGCTGGCGCCGTAGGCTGGCGCCGTAGGCTGGCGCCGTAGGCTGGCGCCGTAGGCTGGCGCCGTAGGCTGGCGCCGTAGGCTGGCGCCGTAGGCTGGCGCCGTAGGCTGGCGCCGTAGGCTGGCGCCGTAGGCTGGCGCCGTAGGCTGGCGCCGTAGGCTGGCGCCGTAGGCTGGCGCCGTAGGCTGGCGCCGTAGGCTGGCGCCGTAGGCTGGCGCCGTAGGCTGGCGCCGTAGGCTGGCGCCGTAGGCTGGCGCCGTAGGCTGGCGCCGTAGGCTGGCGCCGTAGGCTGGCGCCGTAGGCTGGCGCCGTAAAAAAAGCCGTTCAGCCTCGTGGCTGAACGGCTTTTTCCTGAACCGCACCAAGGCGGCACTCCCGCCGCCCCTGCTGGCACGGCTCTCCGAGCGGGCCGGCAGCCAACGCCCCGGCACCGGCGCTACTCGCCGCCCTCTTCCCGCTTCGCGGCGGACCAGAGGCCCGCCTCGGACGCCGGATCCGTCTCCGACGTGCGGT contains:
- a CDS encoding DUF1697 domain-containing protein, which produces MSIYIALLRGINVSGHNKIKMAELRKVLEEAGLTDVQTYIQSGNILFRSELSADVLRERIEGIIHTAFGLTITVVLRTAEEWERIIAECPYAEVPLGEVDSIHLTCLTEEAAPKAVSLLANCDREDDEYTVCGREIYFLFRRRIVDSKLAAAMQKLGKISTTRNWNTVRKLSEMARALQEKG
- a CDS encoding RNA polymerase sigma factor encodes the protein MTGTAKAYATVEQAVRDCYGRLVAYLAVHWRDVAAAEDALADAFLAACETWPRQGVPDKPEAWLLTAARRRLVDGARRARVQAKAVPELLALAEEGASPGAEWEEAEIGDERLRMLFLCAHPELDPGIRTPLVLQTVLGVDATRIATAFVVKPATMGQRLSRAKAKLRAAPLRFEMPEKAEWPGRLEAVLEAVYAAYGSGWEEAAGAEPRRRDLAAEAIHLGRLLVRFLPGEPEAQGLLALMLHLEARRAARRDAKGRYIPLSEQDVTLWSADEIGEAEHHLSLAARAGRMGRFQLEAAIQSVHAHRSMTGETAWEDIALLYEGLVRLAPTLGAQVGRAAALAEAQGAQAGLSLLGELPQEAVRSYQPFWALAAHLYGRVGRLEEAREAYSRAAGLSTDPSVRRFLQERMNGL
- a CDS encoding YciI family protein, with translation MHYTVLFYESQEEFAQRQDPEKKEEYLAGWTHYVKALRESGVVVSSSGLYPPEAATSLRRRDGKMVVQDGPITETKEQLGGFFVIDVPDMEAALEWAARCPNNAVEVRPNLPPVR
- a CDS encoding CHAD domain-containing protein gives rise to the protein MSAQQALPKDQPASDLAQWQAVLAGFHEEFEFQLMRALKDGGSKPIHKARVNGRKLLTLLKLLDPDNRTGLAAYYRKGMKRLGKVRDADVLIDAFEERRKRQKKAGHKKQARLLKAVVRMQRKKRKTFRARLAKEMRDFPETEEHSRWERWLKEDLEELLDKVQADRVMVKLQEAYEQKKRVYREQCREAGMESAEAFDALHDLRIAAKEIRYIAASASFALDGKFQRWEKRFQGIQDELGAINDRRVWLETVERLRPERLSARTKTWNRFRKKLRKEIRALLLENRVVKVSLSSDGK
- a CDS encoding FMN-dependent NADH-azoreductase gives rise to the protein MATVLYITAHPHDHSVSSSLAVGKAFIEEYREANPGDEVIHLDLYRTDIPQIDADVFSGWGKLASGTDYAELTDNEKAKVRRLGELVDQYVAADKYVFVTPMWNFSFPPVMKAYVDAVCVAGKSFKYTENGPVGLLTDKKALHIQASGGIYSEGPMQAFEFGHSYLDKIMKFHGVPSFEGIFVEGAGARPDQAEAIKANAIEKAKEAAKRF
- a CDS encoding DMT family transporter, which gives rise to MIRSSAYVLLVLAACFWGGNFVVGKALVAHIPPLTLAALRWSIAFLCLLPFYGREAWERRHSFLRRWKTVAFVSLTGVAGFNTLTYVAVQYTGSINASLMNAATPILVIILSSFLLKERIAWAAGPGILLSLFGVLWIIGRGSLTTLLHLSFNQGDLWMLAAVFCWALYSVVMKKEGGRFPASVFLLAQMAAALLLLLPLSAVELAVKAPAIDWSPGLIAGVLYIAVFASLAAFLSWNRAIELIGPQRCAGFLNLIPLFAALFATLFTGETFHLYHIAGVALIVSGVYLTQRAMKRRRSAVVEDFSI
- a CDS encoding GNAT family N-acetyltransferase yields the protein MPFTIRPVNEMDIPFLWEMLYQSIHVPEGEKPPGRDILRYPSIAQYMQNWGRAGDLGFVAVDEQGERVGSITCRLFQAGSRGYGYVDEDTPELGMAVRPENRGCGVGSLLLETLLAEASARGFAAVSLSVDSRNPALRLYERHGFREVTRSGASLVMAVGLSSRQAAPLASCHGPGGEASRVFLRPLVMKDAPALLELMVRNRELFEQVVPVRHELFYTLGKQEDIIRNSEKARMEGSRYAFGIFLRETEELIGEISLFEIMRGALQRAFLGYCLDERHNGKGLMTEAVSQVLDFAFREAGLHRIEAGAKPSNPGSLRVLEKAGFQKEGLARQNVKINGKWEDHVMYAILASDPRG
- a CDS encoding class I SAM-dependent methyltransferase — protein: MLNRDDIYESVSARYDELIAYEDCEGELARYMAGLDLEGKDIADLGAGTGRLTCLAAPKARTVAAVDFAADMLRAAAVKLEKAGLRHWTTRVADLRQRLPLEDRSLDVVMAGWSLCYLCGSGNPDAKRNLDHLYGELRRVLRPGGRVIIFETLSTGVEAPAAPHFLEAYFRRLEHDWGLASQVLYTGFRFEDKEQAKRLAGDFFGEALRDKIEAWDSPVVPSWTGVWSGSLG